In Saccharospirillaceae bacterium, the genomic window TACAGGTTGATGTGGATATGCAGCGGTTGTTTGACCCAACGCCCGCCGATGATGTTGCCGATGTTATCTTGGCAATCATACGCCAGCTGGTATGCAGTGATGATCTGTTTGGTACTTACCATTTCAGCGGTGTTGAGCCGGTGTCTGCTTACGCGTTTGCTGAGGTTATTATGGCTCAGGCCGGTCAGTTTGAAGATTTGTCTGAGCTGGAGCTGAAATCTCAGGAGGGAGGGATGATGCCGGAATTATGGAGTGTTTGCTCTGATAATACTCTGCTATTCCATACCTTTGGCATCAAAGAGAAAGCATGGCGTCAGAGTGTGGGTCGATTACTGAAGCGTTATTATCGGGTGGATGAATCGACTCAGAGTTGAAAGACGGCTGAGTCAATACACAAGCATGTCTGGCCTGATGATCAAGCCAGATTTAAAGCGGTGGATTCCTGATACAGCGCCATCAACTTATCGGTAATCACCGTACGGATGCCTTCACGCTCCAGGCTGGATAATGACTTCAGCTCTTTCAGGCGCAAGCGGTTCAGATGTAAACAAGGCAGTTTGTCGTTGAACTCCCGCAAGTCACCTTTCATCAGTACCGGCAGGAATGGGTCGTCGCTATTGGAGCGACGCAGAATCTGGCGCATACCTTCCTGAAATGGAATCGGCACAGAACGTACGTTCTTGTTCTTGTGTGAAATCACCAGATACAAGCCCTGCTTGCCGATTAAATTACCTGGGATAACGTGTAGCCCAGTCGCCTGAACGGCGTCAGCGCTCAAATGGCTGAAGGTATCATGGAATGCGTATGGGTCCGGCAGGATAACCATCTGGCGATTGGCTTCTTCCGGGAAAAAGATGCTGTAGTTGGTGTACAGCTGTTTTACAGAACCAGAGAATACACACAGGCGGTTTTCAAACTGTTTGATAAAGTTCATGGCTCGCTGATGCTGGGTTAGCTTCTGTAAGTCCCAGACCAGATCGGCATTTTGTTGATTTGCTGTGATATTCATTCGGTTCCACCCCTTGCACCAGCGTTTCCGCTTGGAGTTTTTCTCTACATACTAATCGAAGTTGACAAATTTTCTACACCCATTGCCGACCTTTATCAATAACTGACGTAAATTGTCACTTTATTGTCGTTTTGGCCGGAATTGTGCTCCTGATACGGGCTGAAGTATGTCGTGAAATTCCATTAACTACTGTGCGCTTGTCATGCTTTTGGACGTTAACCAGTAGGCAGTTTTACACTTGTTAACAGCAACGTTAACTCACTTAACAGTAACCAGGCATCGTTACCGTTTCCTTTCACCGCATTATCAACGGCTTCTGCTTGCTGCAGTGCCCGGTGGAGATCGTGTTTGGTGAGGTTTTGCAGTGCCTTCTTGAAAGGAGGCTGCTGTTTAGGCCAGATGTTATTTTTCTTAAAGGCTTCGCTCAATTGTTGTCCGGAATGATTGGATAAAGAAATCAGCTGGCGAATCTTTCTTGTTAATGCACCCAGAATCATAATTGGTTCAACGCCCTCACCTTTGAGGTGTGCCAGGATACGACTCGCTTCGGCTTGCTTACCCAATAAACAGGCATCTGCCAAACCGAATGCGTCGTAGCGTGAGCTGTCACCAATAGCCTCGTTGATCATGTCTTCATTGATGGTCTGAGTACCCAGCAGCCGCAGCTTCTCAATTTCCTGCACTGCAGCCAGAAGGTTGCCTTCGGTTTGCTGTGCCAGGGCCCCAATGGCTGCCGGTTCGGCTTGTAAACCAGCAATCTGAAGACGTCGTTTCAACCAACCGGGGTACTGATTGCGGTCGATCGGCCATACCGGTAAAAACACGCCGGCTTTTTCAACCGCTTTGAACCAGGCGCTGCGTTGTGCTGCAGCATCCATACGCGGACAGATAATCAGCAGCAGATTATCTGGGTTGGGCTGCTTGCTCAGGTCGGTTAGGGCAGCCCCTTTATCCGACGGCTTACCGTTTGCAATCCGTACTTCGAGAATACGACGGCTGGCAAACAGTGACATGGCGTTGGCTTCTTCGCGCAGGCCATTCCAGTCAAAGCCTGCTTCAGCATGAAACAGTTCGCGATCCTCAATACCAGCTTTACGAGCGGCGGCACGAATGTCGTCACAGGCTTCCATCACCAGCAGAGGCTCATCACCGGAAACCAGATAACAGGGCGCCAGACCTTTTTGCAATGTTGCTGTCAGTTGGTCCTGACGAATCTTCATGGTTGAACTGCTTCTGCCGCCGGACGTGGAATAAAGGCATCTGCCTGTGCTCTCTGCAAGCGACGCATCAGCTTACGAACCATGTCTTTTTCCAGCTCTTTTATTTGAGAGGACTCTTCCGATGCGGTACCAACAACGTTATTAATGTCATTGGTTAAACGACGCCGGGATTTGATCTGAATGGGGAGTTCACTGTTGCGTTCGACGTGTAATAAGCGGGCGCTCAAACGGCCATTAAGCTCGTATTCGGCGACCTGACCGGAGCTGGTCACCGATAGCGTACGTTTGTCAATTTCGACGGGATCAACTTGCAGTATGGCGGGAGCATCGCCAGCCATATCGGTCAGCAGGACGTTATTAAACTCCAGCTGAAGCTTCAGCTGTTGATTAAAACGGCTACTGGCCTGACTCTGCAGGAAAAGAATGCGATATTCCTTAGGGAGTGGTGTTACACCACGGAGATGCCAACCACAGGCGGTGAGCATTGAAAGCATTAAGGTCCAGATAATTAAACGCATTCTTCTTCCCAATCGAATTAGAGCCCGTGAAAGGCATCCTTTATTCAGACGACTCAGTTCGCAACAATATTAACCAGCTTGCCGGGTACCACAATCACCTTACGCACGGCTTTGCCGTCAATCTGCTTTTGTATTGCAGCATCTGCCATTGCCATCTCTTCAAGATCATCTTTAGAAGCGCTGGCTGGTGCATCGAGCTTGGCACGAACCTTACCGTTCACCTGCACAACCAGCACGATGCTCTCTTTTACCAGAGCGCTTTCGTCCACTTCTGGCCATTCTGCATCCAGCACTAAACCGTCATTACCAAAGGCTGTCCACAGTTCCTGAGCGATGTGTGGCGCCATCGGGCTTAACATACGGACCACTGCATTCAGGCCTTCTGATACCACGCTACGGCCACCTGCACTTGCCAGATCGAGCTTCTGCAACGTATTCATCAGCTCCATAATGGCGGCGATACCGGTATTAAAAGAATAACGACGACCAATATCATCGCTGACTTTCTGAATGGTTTCGTGCACTTTACGGCGCGCGTCTTTTTCCGTTTTATCCAGCTGATCCGCGGCAACGATTGAGCGATCTTCCTGCTGCAGCAACTCAAAGCTTAAACGCCATACACGCTGCAGGAATTTTTGCGCTCCCTGAACACCAGAGTCTGACCATTCCAGAGTTTGCTCCGGAGGCGCTGCGAACATGGTGTATAGACGCACAGTATCGGCACCATAAACATTGATGGCTTCCTGTGGGTCGACACCGTTGTTCTTCGACTTCGACATCTTGATCATGCCTTCGTGTTTCAGCTCCTGACCGTTCCACACCGCTTTTGTCAGGCGGCCTTTGTCGTCGCGTTCTACTTCAACGTCTTGCGGTGCAACGTATTCTTTGCCGCCTTTCTCGTTCGGGTAGCTGAAGGCATCTGCCAGCACCATCCCCTGACATAACAGACTGGAAAATGGCTCATCCCCTTTCACCAGACCAACGTCACGCATCAGTTTGTGGAAGAAGCGGGCGTACAATAAATGAAGGATAGCGTGCTCGATACCACCAATATACTGGTCAACCGGTAGCCAGTAGTCGGCTTCTGTCGGATCAACCATCTGAGTGTCGTCCCACGGTGAGCAATAACGGGCGTAATACCACGAAGATTCCATAAAGGTATCGAAGGTATCGGTTTCACGGAACGCAGTTTCACCCTCGAATTCGATGTTTTCGAAATCCGGGTTGTTTTTAATCGGACTGGTGACACCATCCATGACCACGTCGGTTGGCAGTTCAACCGGCAACATATCGGCAGGAGTGGGTACTTGCTCACCGTCGGCTTTCGTGATCATCGGAACCGGAGTGCCCCAGTAACGCTGACGGCTAACGCCCCAGTCGCGCAGACGGTAGTTGGTCTTAACTTCACCTTTACCGGCATCGGACAGCCACTTGGCGATGGCATCAAAAGCCGCATCGAATTCCAGGCCATCAAATTCAGCGGAATTAATCAGCGTTCCTTTTTCCGTAAAGGCTGCGGCCGACAAATCAAAATCTTCCGGTGTTTCAATGACCTGATTAATTTCCAGACCGTATTTCTGAGCGAACTCGAAGTCGCGCTGGTCGTGTGCCGGAACCGCCATGACGGCGCCTGAACCATAATCCATCAACACAAAGTTAGCGACCCAGATCGGCACTTCTTTGCCGGTAACCGGATGGATAGCGATAAGACCCGTGTCCTGGCCTTTTTTCTCCATCGTCGCGATATCAGCTTCTGCGGTACCGGATTGATTACATTCTTCCAGAAATGCACTCAGCTCAGGGTTGTTCTCTGCTGCTTCTTTCGCCAATGGATGGCCTGCGGCGACAGCAACATAACTGACGCCCATCAGGGTATCCGGGCGAGTGGTGTAGACTTCCAGTGTTTCTGCGCGGTCTTTAATACCGAACTGCAGCTCTACGCCCTGGCTTTTGCCAATCCAGTTGCGCTGCATGGCTTTTACCTGATCTGGCCAGCCTTCCAGCTGGTCCAGATCGTTCAATAATTCTTCTGCATAATCGGTGATGCGGATGAACCACTGCGGAATCTCTTTTTTCTCAACCGGCGCACCGGAGCGCCAGCCCATACCATCGATAACCTGCTCATTTGCCAGCACCGTCTGATCAACCGGGTCCCAGTTGACGGTGGACATTTTTTTATAGACCAGGCCTTTTTCGTGCAGCTTGGTAAAGAACCACTGTTCCCAGCGATAATATTCCGGCTTACAGGTTGCCAGTTCGCGGTTCCAATCGTAGCCGAGGCCCAGCGATTTCAGCTGGCCTTTCATATACGCGATGTTTTCGTCGGTCCACTTACCCGGTGCGGTATTGTTTTTGATCGCTGCGTTTTCTGCTGGCAGACCAAACGCGTCCCAGCCCATTGGCTGCATCACGTTTTTCCCCTGCATACGCTCGTATCGTGAGATCACATCACCAATGGTGTAATTACGTACGTGACCCATATGCAGACGGCCACTTGGATAAGGGAACATCGACAGGCAATAAAACTTTTCTTTATTGGCATCGACGACGGCTTTAAAAACCTGTTGTTCTTCCCATTGGCTCTGAATCGAGGCTTCAATGGTTTTTGGCTGATATGTCTCTTGCATCATGGCGTCACTATAAAGTCTTACCTGTGCCGGATGATGGCGACAGGTATTGAGTCAACAGAAGAAATAAGAAAGCGCGAAAGTGTACCCGAAAGCCGAGTCTGTTCACACTCACGATTATGGCTATGGCGCTAATAATAAGGCCGGGTAGCGACGAAAGTAGTCCAGCATCAGGGTTATACAGTGATGCAAGCAGTGGTGACGATTTACTGAGTAATACTTGATACAGATCATGAGGCGATCATCTTTTAGCGCAATGATGGTGTTTGCCTCTTGGCCAGAGACAGCGGGATGCGTATTTTCGCCGGTCACACGTAAGCTATGAAAATTGTTGTATGAAGTATTTGCTCCGTATCCTGTTGTTGAGTTCTGGTTGGATTGTGCTGGCGTCTGTTGCTGAGACCGCCGAAAACATGTTGGTTGAAATGACCGTCATCCAGAACAATACCGCATTGATGCAGGCAGCCATGGAAGACGGACGTGAACGTGGTCAACTGTGTTTTCATTGTCACGGTGAAGATGGTAACTCCAGGCGTGATTACATCCCCAACCTGGCCAGTCAGAATGCTCTGTACTTATTCACCCAGTTTGAGCACTTTGCCGATGGCACCCGCAAAGACTACGTGATGAGTAAACTGGCAGGGCACTTAAACAAAGATGACCGTATTGCGATTGCCGTGTATTTCTCTCAGAGTCGGGTGCGCAAGCGCTCGCAACCGGTTGATGCAAGCGTGAAAGGCGAGCAGTTATATCGGTCGATGTGTTTCGCCTGTCATGGCCATGAAGGACATGGTAATCAACAATACCCGCGTATTGCCGGTCAGCCCTATGAGTATCTGGAGTCGACCCTGCTGAAGTTCCTGCATAAAGACTCTGAGCGGAAAAACTCGCCAATGTCGGCGGTAATCCAGAGCCTGAATGAAAAGCAGCTGAAAGAAGTCGCAGCCTATGTCGCCCATATGGAATAACCGACTGCCGATCTGATGTCAGCGATCAGAGGGAGGTCCGGTTCCGATTCGGTTCTGGGCCTTTTTTGTATTCTGATAGAATGCCCACGTTTTTTCTTGCTGGCAGAATACAGGCGTCTTTTTATGACTGATACCACATCCCATCACTGGCAATTCTGGGTCGATCGCGGTGGTACGTTTACCGATATTGTTGCGCGTCGTCCGGATGGTGAGTTACTCAGCCGAAAGCTACTGTCGGAAAATCCAAGACATTATCAGGACGCCGCCGTTGAGGGTATTCGCCGCATTCGTGCGGAATTTCCTCAGTTTGCGCAAGACGGCAGCGGGCAGATCGAATCGGTAAAGATGGGCACCACGGTTGCGACCAATGCACTGCTGGAGCGTAAGGGTGAAGATACTTGTTTGTTGATTAGCCATGGCCTGCGCGACCAGCTGGAAATCGGTTACCAGACCCGTCCGGATATTTTTGCTATCAACATCGCTCAGCCGGACTTGCTGTATAAAAGTGTGTACGAGGCGCCAGAGCGGGTGTTGGCTGATGGCACCGTTGACATTCCGTTGGACCCTGAAGGAATCCAGGTGATCCTGCGAGAAGCCAGAGAAAGTGGCTTCACCTCCTTAGCCGTGGTGTTTATGCACGCCTACAAATACCCACAGCACGAATTAATGGTGGGTGAAATCGCCCGGGAAATGGGGTTTACCCAGATATCGTTATCTCACAAAGTCAGTCCATTGATAAAACTGGTGCCGCGCGGCGATACCACGGTTGCGGATGCATATCTGTCGCCGGTATTAAAACGCTATGTGCAGCAGGTTAAAGCCGGTTTACCGCGGACAATCGATGGCAAATCTGTCGACTTACAGTTCATGCAATCGAACGGTGGGCTAACCGACGCCGATGTTTTCAACGGTAAAGATGCCATCTTATCCGGCCCGGCCGGAGGCGTGGTGGGCATGGTTCGCACCGCAGAGCAGGATGGTTTTAACCACATCATTGGTTTCGACATGGGTGGCACTTCCACCGATGTCAGTCACTATGCAGGTGATTTGGAGCGTGAAACTGAAACTCAGGTAACCGGTATTCGTTTGCGGGTTCCTATGATGAATATTCATACGGTCGCCGCCGGTGGTGGTTCAATTGTGAAGTTTGCCGATGGCCGTTTTCAGGTTGGGCCAGAATCCGCCGGTGCTTATCCAGGGCCAGCCTGTTATCGCAATGGCGGTCCCTTAACGGTTACCGACTGCAACGTACTGCTCGGAAAAATTCAGCCGCAACATTTTCCCCAAGTATTTGGCCGTGAGCAAAATCAGCCACTCGACAAAGATATTGTTGAGCAGAAATTTCGCCAGTTGGCCGATCAGGTGAGTGCCTACAACGGTGAACAGCAGACGCCACAACAAATTGCCGAAGGTTTCCTGACCATTGCCGTTGATAACATGGCAAATGCGGTGAAAAAGATTTCGGTACAGCGTGGTTATGATATTCAGAAATACGCATTGAACGCGTTTGGTGGTGCAGGGGCGCAGCATGCGTGTTTGGTTGCTGATGCACTGGGCATGGAGAGTGTGTATCTGCATCCGCTGGCGGGTGTGTTGTCGGCCTATGGTATTGGCCTGGCTGAGCAGCGTTGGTTGGGCGAAGAGGCGGTGGAAAAACCACTGACCGACACCGACTCGTTGCTGCAGGCCGAGCAGGCTTTTCAGCAACTATTACAACAAAGCGACATTCGCTCTGAGACATCGGCTGAAAAACGTCGGGCCTACTGTCGCTATGAAGGCTCGGATACACATCTGTTGGTGGAGTTCGCTGATGCGCCAACCATGCGCAGTCATTTCGAACAGCAGCATCAGCAGTTATTTGGTTTTATTCACAGTAACAAAGTGCTGATGTTAGATGCGGTACAACTGGAAGTGGTTAGCGGTGGTTATCAACCTGAATCGCTGAAGCCCGTTACGGTGGAGCCGCAATTACAAGAACACTGCGATTTGTATTCTGGTGGAGAGACACATCGAGTCGCCGTGTATGCTCGTGAACAGTTACCCGCAGGTTTTACGCTTCCTGGACCGGCATTGTTAACCGATGCCAACAGCACCATTGTGATTGAGCCGGCTTGGCAGCTGCAAGTGTTAACCAGCGGCGCGCTGGTTATTCGCAAAGTCACTGAGACAACTGCGGCCGCTGCCGCGTCTGAAGACAGCACGCATTATAAAGACCGTACAGAGCAAATCGTAAAAAACGATCCGGTGCGACTGGAAATCTTTAATAATATTTTTATGTCGGCAGCGGAGCAGATGGGCTTCGTATTGGAAAAAACTGCCTCCAGCGTCAATATCAAAGAGCGGCTGGACTTCTCCTGCGCCATTTTTGACCGGCATGGCGAACTGGTTGCCAACGCACCACACATACCGGTGCACTTAGGTTCCATGAGCGAGAGCATTAAGGTGGCGATAAAAGATCACCCCGACATGCAACCTGGTGATGCCTTTGTTCTCAATACTCCCTATAACGGGGGGACACATTTACCCGATGTGACGGTCGTGAAACCGGTTTTCATTGAGCAAGACCCGGTTTTTGCGGCAACCAACGAGGGCGACAATAAGCCGGACTTTTATGTCGCGGCTCGTGGTCATCATGCTGACATTGGTGGCATAACGCCCGGCTCCATGCCTGCGAACAGCCAGCATATCGAAGAAGAGGGGGTGTTGCTCGATAACCTGGTGCTGATGCGCAATGGGGAGTTTCAGACTCAAACCATTGTTGATGTTTTGGCTGCAGCGCAATATCCGGCACGCAACCCACAACAAAACATAGCGGATTTAACCGCGCAGCTGGCGGCTTGCGAAAAAGGCGCCAGCGAGTTGCAACGAGTGTGCGACGAATACGGAGCAAACACCGTGTCGGCCTACATGCAATATGTTCAGGATAATGCCGAGCAAACCTTGCGCGCTTGTCTGAGCGATTTGTCCGACGGTGAATTCTGCTATGCGATGGATGATGGTACTCAGTTCCGGGTGAGGATTGAGGTGAATCAGGCACAGCAATCCGCTGTGGTGGATTTTTCTGGTACCGGCTATCGACCAGATCAACCAATGCACCCCGGCAACTTTAATGCCCCTACTTCGGTCGTCTATGCAGCGGTGCTCTACAGTTTCCGGGCGCTGGTGGATAAACCCATGCCTCTCAACGCTGGTTTTTTTAAACCATTAACCATCAAGGTACCGGCTGAATCGATTATTGCCCCGGTTTTTCCGGCGGCAGTGGTGTCGGGCAACGTCGAGACGGCGCAGTATCTGACCGATTGTATGATGGGGGCATTGAATTTAATGGCAGGGTGCCAGGGTACCAACAACAACTTCACCTTCGGTGATGACGAGCACCAGTACTACGAAACCCTATGTGGTGGTGTTGGTGCCAGTAATAAAGGGACGGGTGCCAGCGGCGTACACAGCCATATGACCAACTCACGTTTGACCGATCCGGAAATTCTCGAACACCGCTTTCCCGTGATGTTAGAGATGTTCCATATCCGCGCCATGTCCGGCGGCGACGGTGAGTTTGACGGAGGCCACGGCGTTGAGCGCCATATTCGTTTCCTTAAGAACATGCGTGCCAATATCATCAGTGGCCATCGTGACGTGCCGACCTTTGGCCTCGACGGTGGCGGTCCGGGCCAGGTCGGCTTTAACTGTGTGAAACGACATCAGGGCCGTTTAGAGCGACTCGGCGGTTGCGCGGATGTCGAACTGGAAGCCGGCGATGTCTTTTGTATTCACACACCGGGCGGTGGTGGCTATGGCTGCTCATAATCTGAGCTTGTGATAGTATGGCCCGATTCTTACAGACTCCACTTACATTGAAGAGAGAGACCCCATGGAAATTATGGACGTCATTAAAGACCAGATCGAAAACAACGACATCCTGCTCTACATGAAAGGTTCACCCAATCAACCTCAGTGTGGCTTTTCAGCTAAAACGGTACAGGCGGTAATGGAATGCGGCCAAAAGTTTGCCTATGTTGATATTTTGTCGAATCCCGATATTCGCGCCAATCTGCCAAAATACGCAAACTGGCCAACCTTTCCGCAACTGTGGGTAAAAGGTGAGCTGGTTGGTGGTTGTGACATCATCACCGAGATGCATCAGAAGGGTGAATTAAAGCCAATGCTGGTTGAAGCTGCTCCTGCTGAGTAATTGTTTAATAAATAATTACGGAAAAAGCCGGTACGTTTGTGCCGGCTTTTTTGTTTTAAAAAAAGTTTTTATTCCAAGTTATTAAAAATCATTAAATAAACAAATTTATC contains:
- the grxD gene encoding Grx4 family monothiol glutaredoxin; protein product: MEIMDVIKDQIENNDILLYMKGSPNQPQCGFSAKTVQAVMECGQKFAYVDILSNPDIRANLPKYANWPTFPQLWVKGELVGGCDIITEMHQKGELKPMLVEAAPAE
- a CDS encoding hydantoinase B/oxoprolinase family protein, with amino-acid sequence MTDTTSHHWQFWVDRGGTFTDIVARRPDGELLSRKLLSENPRHYQDAAVEGIRRIRAEFPQFAQDGSGQIESVKMGTTVATNALLERKGEDTCLLISHGLRDQLEIGYQTRPDIFAINIAQPDLLYKSVYEAPERVLADGTVDIPLDPEGIQVILREARESGFTSLAVVFMHAYKYPQHELMVGEIAREMGFTQISLSHKVSPLIKLVPRGDTTVADAYLSPVLKRYVQQVKAGLPRTIDGKSVDLQFMQSNGGLTDADVFNGKDAILSGPAGGVVGMVRTAEQDGFNHIIGFDMGGTSTDVSHYAGDLERETETQVTGIRLRVPMMNIHTVAAGGGSIVKFADGRFQVGPESAGAYPGPACYRNGGPLTVTDCNVLLGKIQPQHFPQVFGREQNQPLDKDIVEQKFRQLADQVSAYNGEQQTPQQIAEGFLTIAVDNMANAVKKISVQRGYDIQKYALNAFGGAGAQHACLVADALGMESVYLHPLAGVLSAYGIGLAEQRWLGEEAVEKPLTDTDSLLQAEQAFQQLLQQSDIRSETSAEKRRAYCRYEGSDTHLLVEFADAPTMRSHFEQQHQQLFGFIHSNKVLMLDAVQLEVVSGGYQPESLKPVTVEPQLQEHCDLYSGGETHRVAVYAREQLPAGFTLPGPALLTDANSTIVIEPAWQLQVLTSGALVIRKVTETTAAAAASEDSTHYKDRTEQIVKNDPVRLEIFNNIFMSAAEQMGFVLEKTASSVNIKERLDFSCAIFDRHGELVANAPHIPVHLGSMSESIKVAIKDHPDMQPGDAFVLNTPYNGGTHLPDVTVVKPVFIEQDPVFAATNEGDNKPDFYVAARGHHADIGGITPGSMPANSQHIEEEGVLLDNLVLMRNGEFQTQTIVDVLAAAQYPARNPQQNIADLTAQLAACEKGASELQRVCDEYGANTVSAYMQYVQDNAEQTLRACLSDLSDGEFCYAMDDGTQFRVRIEVNQAQQSAVVDFSGTGYRPDQPMHPGNFNAPTSVVYAAVLYSFRALVDKPMPLNAGFFKPLTIKVPAESIIAPVFPAAVVSGNVETAQYLTDCMMGALNLMAGCQGTNNNFTFGDDEHQYYETLCGGVGASNKGTGASGVHSHMTNSRLTDPEILEHRFPVMLEMFHIRAMSGGDGEFDGGHGVERHIRFLKNMRANIISGHRDVPTFGLDGGGPGQVGFNCVKRHQGRLERLGGCADVELEAGDVFCIHTPGGGGYGCS
- the leuS gene encoding leucine--tRNA ligase gives rise to the protein MQETYQPKTIEASIQSQWEEQQVFKAVVDANKEKFYCLSMFPYPSGRLHMGHVRNYTIGDVISRYERMQGKNVMQPMGWDAFGLPAENAAIKNNTAPGKWTDENIAYMKGQLKSLGLGYDWNRELATCKPEYYRWEQWFFTKLHEKGLVYKKMSTVNWDPVDQTVLANEQVIDGMGWRSGAPVEKKEIPQWFIRITDYAEELLNDLDQLEGWPDQVKAMQRNWIGKSQGVELQFGIKDRAETLEVYTTRPDTLMGVSYVAVAAGHPLAKEAAENNPELSAFLEECNQSGTAEADIATMEKKGQDTGLIAIHPVTGKEVPIWVANFVLMDYGSGAVMAVPAHDQRDFEFAQKYGLEINQVIETPEDFDLSAAAFTEKGTLINSAEFDGLEFDAAFDAIAKWLSDAGKGEVKTNYRLRDWGVSRQRYWGTPVPMITKADGEQVPTPADMLPVELPTDVVMDGVTSPIKNNPDFENIEFEGETAFRETDTFDTFMESSWYYARYCSPWDDTQMVDPTEADYWLPVDQYIGGIEHAILHLLYARFFHKLMRDVGLVKGDEPFSSLLCQGMVLADAFSYPNEKGGKEYVAPQDVEVERDDKGRLTKAVWNGQELKHEGMIKMSKSKNNGVDPQEAINVYGADTVRLYTMFAAPPEQTLEWSDSGVQGAQKFLQRVWRLSFELLQQEDRSIVAADQLDKTEKDARRKVHETIQKVSDDIGRRYSFNTGIAAIMELMNTLQKLDLASAGGRSVVSEGLNAVVRMLSPMAPHIAQELWTAFGNDGLVLDAEWPEVDESALVKESIVLVVQVNGKVRAKLDAPASASKDDLEEMAMADAAIQKQIDGKAVRKVIVVPGKLVNIVAN
- a CDS encoding c-type cytochrome; this translates as MKYLLRILLLSSGWIVLASVAETAENMLVEMTVIQNNTALMQAAMEDGRERGQLCFHCHGEDGNSRRDYIPNLASQNALYLFTQFEHFADGTRKDYVMSKLAGHLNKDDRIAIAVYFSQSRVRKRSQPVDASVKGEQLYRSMCFACHGHEGHGNQQYPRIAGQPYEYLESTLLKFLHKDSERKNSPMSAVIQSLNEKQLKEVAAYVAHME
- the holA gene encoding DNA polymerase III subunit delta, encoding MKIRQDQLTATLQKGLAPCYLVSGDEPLLVMEACDDIRAAARKAGIEDRELFHAEAGFDWNGLREEANAMSLFASRRILEVRIANGKPSDKGAALTDLSKQPNPDNLLLIICPRMDAAAQRSAWFKAVEKAGVFLPVWPIDRNQYPGWLKRRLQIAGLQAEPAAIGALAQQTEGNLLAAVQEIEKLRLLGTQTINEDMINEAIGDSSRYDAFGLADACLLGKQAEASRILAHLKGEGVEPIMILGALTRKIRQLISLSNHSGQQLSEAFKKNNIWPKQQPPFKKALQNLTKHDLHRALQQAEAVDNAVKGNGNDAWLLLSELTLLLTSVKLPTG
- the lptE gene encoding LPS assembly lipoprotein LptE; amino-acid sequence: MRLIIWTLMLSMLTACGWHLRGVTPLPKEYRILFLQSQASSRFNQQLKLQLEFNNVLLTDMAGDAPAILQVDPVEIDKRTLSVTSSGQVAEYELNGRLSARLLHVERNSELPIQIKSRRRLTNDINNVVGTASEESSQIKELEKDMVRKLMRRLQRAQADAFIPRPAAEAVQP